From a single Balneolales bacterium ANBcel1 genomic region:
- a CDS encoding fumarate reductase/succinate dehydrogenase flavoprotein subunit — translation MTATTNGVLNTKVPEGNLQDKWDNHINSLRLVNPANKRKFTVLVVGTGLAGASAAASLAELGYNVKVFCIQDSARRAHSIAAQGGINAAKNYPNDGDTIWRLFHDTIKGGDYRSREASVYRLAQVSNDIIDQCVAQGVPFAREYGGLLDNRSFGGAQVSRTFYARGQTGQQLLLGAYSAMMRQVNTGKVQMYSRREMLDLVKVDGKARGIVARNLTTGEIERYAGDAVLMCTGGYGNVYYLSTNAKNSNATAIWRCYKRGAQFGNPSFTQIHPTCIPVSGKYQSKLTLMSESLRNDGRVWVSKKKDDKRHPSDIPEDERDYFLERRYPSFGNLVPRDVASRNAKYVCDEGRGVGKTGLAVYLDFQDAIKNFGENTIKAKYGNLFAMYEKITGENPYEVPMRIFPAVHFTMGGLWVDYNLSSTIPGLYVLGEANFADHGGNRLGASALMQGLADGYYVIPNTLGDYLAENLHAEKVATDHEAFDKAEKETMDRINKLLNVKGKKTVLDFHRELGELMWDNVGMSRNRENLEKAIRDIAALREEFWKDVNIPGENSTYNKYLEYALRVADFMELGELMARDALDREESCGGHFREEHQTEDGEAVRDDENFSHVSSWEFKGEEAEPVKHKEELNFEFVTPTQRSYK, via the coding sequence ATGACTGCAACAACAAACGGAGTATTGAATACGAAAGTCCCGGAAGGCAACCTGCAGGATAAATGGGATAATCACATCAACAGCCTCAGGCTGGTGAACCCTGCCAACAAGCGCAAGTTCACGGTCCTTGTGGTCGGTACCGGTCTTGCCGGAGCATCCGCCGCCGCATCTCTTGCCGAACTGGGCTATAATGTCAAGGTGTTCTGTATTCAGGATTCGGCGCGCCGAGCCCACAGTATTGCCGCCCAGGGCGGAATCAATGCGGCCAAGAACTATCCCAACGACGGTGATACGATCTGGCGCCTTTTCCATGATACGATCAAAGGGGGCGATTACAGGTCGCGTGAAGCCAGCGTTTACCGCCTCGCCCAGGTGAGCAATGACATCATCGACCAGTGTGTGGCACAGGGGGTACCCTTTGCACGGGAATACGGCGGACTCCTGGACAACCGCTCTTTTGGCGGCGCGCAGGTAAGCCGTACGTTCTATGCACGCGGCCAGACGGGGCAGCAGCTTCTGCTCGGCGCCTATTCGGCCATGATGCGCCAGGTGAATACCGGCAAGGTGCAGATGTACAGCCGGCGCGAAATGCTTGACCTGGTGAAAGTGGATGGCAAGGCGCGCGGTATTGTGGCACGCAACCTGACGACCGGCGAGATCGAACGCTATGCCGGCGACGCCGTGCTCATGTGTACCGGCGGCTACGGAAATGTGTACTATCTGTCAACCAACGCCAAAAACTCCAATGCCACGGCGATCTGGCGCTGCTACAAGCGCGGCGCGCAGTTCGGCAACCCCAGCTTCACCCAGATCCACCCGACCTGTATTCCGGTATCGGGCAAGTATCAGTCGAAGCTGACGCTCATGAGTGAGAGCCTCCGTAACGACGGACGAGTCTGGGTCTCGAAGAAGAAGGACGACAAACGCCACCCGAGCGACATCCCCGAGGATGAGCGCGACTACTTCCTGGAGCGCCGCTATCCGAGTTTCGGAAACCTGGTGCCGCGCGATGTGGCCTCCCGAAACGCCAAATATGTATGTGACGAAGGGCGTGGTGTCGGCAAAACCGGACTGGCCGTCTACCTGGATTTCCAGGATGCCATCAAAAATTTCGGGGAGAATACCATCAAAGCCAAGTACGGCAACCTGTTCGCCATGTATGAGAAAATCACCGGCGAGAACCCGTACGAAGTGCCGATGCGCATCTTCCCGGCCGTCCATTTCACCATGGGCGGACTGTGGGTCGACTATAATCTCTCATCCACCATTCCCGGTCTTTATGTGCTCGGAGAAGCCAATTTTGCCGATCACGGAGGTAACCGGCTCGGCGCCAGCGCGCTGATGCAGGGCCTGGCCGACGGCTATTATGTCATCCCCAATACCCTGGGGGACTACCTGGCCGAAAATCTGCATGCCGAGAAGGTCGCTACCGATCACGAGGCTTTCGACAAGGCCGAGAAAGAGACCATGGACCGCATCAACAAGCTGCTGAACGTCAAGGGCAAGAAGACCGTGCTCGACTTCCACAGGGAGCTTGGTGAACTGATGTGGGATAATGTCGGCATGTCCCGGAACCGGGAGAATCTTGAGAAGGCGATCAGGGATATCGCCGCGCTGCGGGAAGAGTTCTGGAAGGATGTGAACATCCCGGGTGAAAACAGCACCTACAACAAGTATCTGGAATACGCGCTTCGGGTGGCCGACTTTATGGAGCTTGGCGAGCTGATGGCGCGGGATGCCCTGGATCGCGAAGAGTCGTGCGGCGGCCATTTCCGTGAGGAGCATCAGACCGAAGATGGAGAAGCGGTGCGTGATGATGAAAACTTCAGCCATGT
- a CDS encoding succinate dehydrogenase cytochrome b subunit → MSKAATFLNSQVGRKIATGVTGLGLVLFIIVHLIGNLTYFAGADAINTYSYTLHQLGPLLWVVRLGLLAFFVYHAWLGISIWLGRRRARPEGYVVQATRGEPSRQNWSSRSMILTGILLLLFIITHLNTFAFHDFQTAVVGGVEMHDVHQRLTEVFQSPLYTVYYVAIMILLGMHLRHGVWSSFQSLGWMSRKTNPVIYSIAFVLAVIIAAGFIGLPLSIYFGLF, encoded by the coding sequence ATGTCGAAAGCAGCCACTTTTTTGAACTCCCAGGTGGGACGAAAGATAGCGACAGGAGTAACGGGCCTTGGCCTGGTTCTGTTTATCATCGTGCACCTGATCGGTAACCTGACCTATTTCGCCGGTGCCGACGCCATCAACACCTATTCCTATACGCTCCACCAGCTGGGCCCCCTGTTGTGGGTGGTTCGCCTGGGTCTGCTGGCCTTTTTTGTGTACCATGCCTGGCTTGGCATCTCCATCTGGCTGGGACGCCGCAGGGCGCGTCCCGAAGGATATGTCGTTCAGGCGACAAGAGGTGAGCCGAGCCGCCAGAACTGGAGTTCACGTTCCATGATCCTGACCGGCATTTTGCTTCTTCTGTTTATCATCACACACCTGAACACCTTTGCCTTTCACGATTTCCAGACGGCGGTAGTCGGAGGCGTGGAGATGCATGATGTCCACCAGCGGCTGACCGAGGTATTTCAGAGTCCGCTTTACACCGTCTATTACGTCGCCATCATGATCCTGCTGGGGATGCATTTGCGCCACGGTGTATGGAGCTCATTTCAATCATTGGGATGGATGTCCCGCAAAACCAACCCGGTCATCTACAGTATTGCGTTCGTGCTGGCCGTCATCATCGCCGCCGGGTTCATCGGACTTCCCCTCAGTATCTATTTTGGACTGTTTTAA
- the glmM gene encoding phosphoglucosamine mutase produces the protein MSLMVSISGIRGIFGSDLTPQNLTLYASAFGTWLKGGTVVIGRDSRVTGELCERTVTAALQATGCDVITLGIVPTPTVAMAVLRHKAQGGIVISASHNPAEWNALKLLNSKSEFLDSKQGKQVIDIARNHSVAFRNYEEIGTVTTDTKALELHIDAILALPYIDEKAIAKADLSVAVDAVNGAGSHAIPRLLERLGVQTVHTIHCKPDGRFPHNPEPLPEHLSEICDLVSESDSDIGFVTDPDADRLAVVDEKGRLMGEEYTQAIAFEFMLKRSPGPVATNLSSSRVTDDVAARYGQTCHRSAVGEINVVKEMQRTGAVIGGEGNGGVINPDLHYGRDALVGIAMILQYMAEEKKPASEIRASLPDYVISKSKMNLDELDADAVLASVTEAYAGSRINTTDGVKIDFDDGWVHLRKSNTEPIIRIYSEAATAEKAEELANEIKMRFSG, from the coding sequence ATGTCATTGATGGTCTCGATTTCCGGTATCCGCGGCATTTTCGGATCCGATCTCACCCCCCAGAACCTGACCCTTTACGCCTCGGCCTTCGGCACCTGGCTGAAGGGCGGAACCGTCGTCATCGGCCGCGACAGCCGGGTAACCGGGGAATTATGCGAACGCACCGTCACCGCAGCCCTGCAGGCCACCGGCTGCGATGTCATAACGCTGGGAATTGTTCCGACTCCAACGGTTGCCATGGCTGTTCTCCGGCACAAGGCACAGGGCGGGATTGTCATCTCTGCCAGCCATAACCCCGCTGAGTGGAACGCGCTCAAGCTGCTCAACAGCAAAAGTGAGTTCCTGGACAGCAAACAGGGCAAACAGGTGATTGATATCGCCCGAAACCACAGTGTCGCATTCAGGAACTATGAGGAAATCGGCACCGTGACCACCGACACCAAGGCACTGGAATTGCACATTGACGCTATCCTGGCCCTCCCTTACATCGATGAAAAAGCCATTGCCAAAGCCGATCTTTCGGTAGCTGTGGATGCGGTGAACGGCGCCGGCTCGCACGCCATTCCAAGGCTGCTGGAACGCCTGGGGGTACAGACCGTCCACACCATCCACTGCAAACCCGACGGGCGTTTCCCGCACAACCCCGAGCCGCTTCCCGAGCACCTCTCCGAAATCTGCGATCTCGTCAGTGAATCGGACAGCGACATCGGCTTTGTAACGGATCCCGATGCCGACCGGCTTGCCGTAGTGGATGAAAAAGGCCGCCTGATGGGGGAAGAGTATACCCAGGCCATCGCATTTGAGTTCATGCTGAAACGGTCACCGGGTCCCGTAGCCACCAACCTCTCCTCTTCCAGGGTCACCGACGATGTCGCCGCCAGATACGGCCAGACCTGCCACCGCTCCGCCGTGGGCGAAATCAATGTCGTCAAAGAGATGCAGCGCACGGGAGCGGTTATCGGCGGTGAGGGGAACGGAGGCGTCATCAACCCCGACCTCCACTATGGCCGTGACGCACTGGTGGGCATAGCGATGATCCTGCAGTACATGGCCGAGGAGAAGAAACCCGCCTCGGAGATCCGCGCCTCCCTGCCGGACTATGTCATCAGCAAATCCAAAATGAACCTCGATGAACTGGATGCCGACGCCGTTCTGGCATCCGTGACTGAAGCGTATGCCGGAAGTCGTATCAACACCACAGATGGTGTGAAAATCGACTTTGACGATGGATGGGTACACCTGAGAAAATCCAATACCGAACCCATCATCCGGATCTATTCCGAAGCGGCAACCGCAGAAAAAGCCGAAGAACTGGCCAACGAAATCAAAATGAGGTTTTCCGGCTGA
- a CDS encoding YicC family protein — protein MLESMTGYGRGEHTSENIRAIVEIRSVNYRYSEISMKLPSHLQIYEQPLREVVQRALTRGKISLTADVDFKQAAPSEAHIREEALEQKIGILEKVRWKAGIEEPLKLEHLLVFEELFEETENDPEVRERQYMVLARAVETAVEELIKMRRHEGANLQKDLAERMRLLRTLCDHIRDNEKERIPEARKRLNDRLEHLIDDGRVDQDRLEQEIAIIADRLDISEELVRMDSHISYFTECIENSSSQGKKLNFILQEMHREVNTIGSKANDSEISRKVVDMKEIIENIREQIQNIA, from the coding sequence ATGCTTGAATCCATGACCGGCTACGGCCGGGGTGAACACACATCCGAAAACATTCGCGCCATCGTTGAAATCCGATCTGTAAACTACCGGTACAGCGAGATTTCAATGAAGCTACCGTCCCATCTCCAAATTTATGAGCAGCCGCTCAGAGAGGTGGTCCAGAGAGCGCTCACACGGGGAAAGATAAGTCTGACTGCCGACGTTGACTTCAAGCAGGCCGCCCCTTCCGAAGCGCACATTCGCGAAGAGGCGCTGGAACAGAAAATCGGAATTCTGGAGAAAGTGCGCTGGAAAGCCGGTATTGAAGAGCCGCTCAAACTGGAACACCTGCTTGTATTTGAAGAGCTTTTTGAAGAGACCGAAAACGATCCGGAGGTCAGGGAGAGGCAGTACATGGTGCTTGCCAGGGCCGTTGAAACCGCAGTGGAAGAACTGATCAAAATGCGGCGCCACGAGGGAGCAAATCTGCAAAAGGATCTCGCGGAGCGGATGCGTCTGCTGCGCACTCTGTGTGACCATATCCGGGACAACGAGAAGGAGCGTATTCCCGAAGCCCGTAAACGCCTGAACGACCGGCTCGAGCACCTGATAGACGACGGACGGGTGGATCAGGACCGGCTGGAGCAGGAAATTGCAATCATCGCCGACCGCCTGGACATCTCCGAGGAGCTGGTTCGCATGGACTCCCACATCTCCTATTTCACCGAATGTATTGAGAACAGCTCCTCGCAGGGCAAGAAACTGAATTTCATACTGCAGGAGATGCACCGGGAGGTGAACACGATCGGCTCCAAAGCCAACGATTCGGAGATCTCCCGAAAAGTGGTGGATATGAAGGAAATCATCGAAAACATCAGAGAACAAATACAGAATATCGCGTGA
- the gmk gene encoding guanylate kinase: MNQQNPPSPGNTEKGKVIILVAPSGAGKTTLARRLLDDFSNLKFSVSATTRPPRNHEIDGHDYHFMSNNEFDDAVSENAFLEWEEFYGGKRYGTLHKEVEKELNKGYFVLFDIEVKGALNVKAQYGDDALAVFIKPPSDEVLIERLKNRGTESEESLQLRLDRARMELGFADRFDHVIINDQLADCYRKLHGIVSAFMNQSSTN, from the coding sequence GTGAATCAGCAGAACCCGCCATCTCCCGGCAATACCGAAAAAGGAAAAGTGATCATTCTCGTTGCGCCGAGCGGAGCGGGTAAAACCACCCTGGCCCGAAGACTCCTGGACGATTTTTCCAACCTCAAGTTTTCGGTATCCGCAACCACCCGTCCGCCCAGAAATCATGAAATCGACGGACACGATTACCACTTCATGAGCAACAACGAATTCGATGATGCCGTCTCCGAAAACGCGTTCCTGGAATGGGAGGAGTTTTACGGTGGAAAGCGGTACGGCACGCTCCATAAAGAAGTTGAAAAAGAGCTGAATAAAGGATATTTTGTCCTGTTCGATATCGAAGTAAAAGGAGCGCTGAACGTCAAGGCGCAATACGGAGACGACGCCCTGGCCGTGTTTATCAAACCACCGTCCGACGAAGTTTTGATAGAGCGGTTGAAAAACAGGGGAACGGAATCTGAAGAGTCTCTGCAATTGCGACTGGACCGTGCCCGGATGGAGCTCGGGTTCGCCGACCGGTTTGACCATGTCATCATCAATGATCAGCTGGCCGACTGTTACCGCAAGCTTCACGGCATCGTTTCCGCCTTTATGAATCAATCCAGTACCAACTGA
- a CDS encoding DNA-directed RNA polymerase subunit omega, whose amino-acid sequence MGVKSLNLEKIQETTGNVYEGIVILSKRARQIAAQEKMELDEKLKYFEGFEDEEEYTFNEEQERITKEYEARKHPTQRSINELLEDNIYYRKPESESDDSH is encoded by the coding sequence ATGGGAGTCAAGTCGTTAAATCTTGAAAAAATTCAGGAAACCACCGGCAACGTCTACGAAGGCATTGTCATTCTTTCGAAACGCGCACGCCAGATAGCGGCGCAGGAGAAGATGGAGCTCGACGAAAAGCTCAAGTATTTTGAGGGTTTCGAGGACGAAGAGGAGTACACGTTCAACGAGGAGCAGGAGCGCATCACCAAAGAGTATGAGGCCCGGAAACACCCCACGCAACGCTCTATCAACGAGTTGCTGGAGGATAACATCTATTACCGCAAGCCGGAATCCGAATCCGACGATTCCCACTGA
- a CDS encoding bifunctional phosphopantothenoylcysteine decarboxylase/phosphopantothenate synthase: MLRGRHIVIGVTGGIAAYKAAYLVRRLQEAGAEVRVTMTDAAMRFVGRDTFAAITRHTVPVRIFPENSSGISDNWTQHIQWAEWADIMVIAPCTANTLAKVVHGFSDSMLTATILAARCPVLICPTMDGEMFHAPATRANLQAAENLGFHLMMPDEGYLASGMQGVGRLPDPEAIIPEIERILSVSRAPDSQGPQSHRSDEPSSADEPAAKADPGNPSSGSDPSAQKPAAGTSAHPLSGKTVLVTAGATREYLDPVRFLSNPSTGKMGFAMAEAAASLGAEVTLLHAESADLSRLTPGIRTKSFTDATNLFESVKKHASADMIIMTAAVSDFRPAQTSTRKVKKNRAEMHIPLERNPDILEWIGEQRSDRQVIIGFAMETENLLQQAREKRIRKKADWIVANDLSSGESGFAIDTNRVILVGTHQEIPFKGSKREVAQRVLHHILEPERASSA, from the coding sequence ATGTTGCGCGGCAGACATATCGTCATCGGGGTCACCGGTGGCATTGCCGCCTATAAAGCGGCTTATCTCGTTCGCAGGCTGCAGGAGGCCGGGGCCGAAGTTCGAGTAACAATGACCGATGCGGCCATGCGGTTTGTCGGCCGCGACACCTTTGCCGCCATCACGCGACACACCGTGCCCGTCCGGATTTTCCCCGAAAACAGCTCCGGGATCAGTGATAACTGGACGCAGCATATTCAGTGGGCCGAATGGGCGGACATCATGGTCATCGCTCCCTGTACTGCCAACACCCTGGCAAAGGTCGTCCATGGTTTCTCCGACTCGATGCTGACGGCCACCATCCTGGCGGCCCGCTGTCCCGTTCTGATCTGTCCGACCATGGACGGTGAAATGTTCCATGCTCCGGCTACCCGTGCCAACCTTCAGGCCGCCGAAAACCTCGGTTTCCATCTCATGATGCCCGACGAAGGCTACCTCGCCAGTGGAATGCAGGGCGTCGGCCGCTTGCCCGATCCGGAAGCCATCATCCCGGAGATCGAACGAATTCTTTCCGTTTCCCGCGCACCGGATAGCCAAGGCCCGCAGTCACACCGGTCCGACGAACCATCCTCAGCGGATGAGCCGGCTGCAAAGGCCGATCCGGGAAACCCCTCATCCGGAAGCGATCCATCAGCGCAGAAACCGGCCGCCGGGACTTCCGCCCATCCCCTTTCCGGCAAAACCGTTCTGGTAACCGCCGGTGCCACCCGCGAATACCTGGACCCGGTCCGTTTTCTCTCCAACCCATCCACTGGAAAAATGGGGTTTGCAATGGCGGAAGCGGCGGCATCCCTCGGCGCGGAAGTGACATTGCTCCATGCAGAATCGGCCGACCTCTCCCGACTCACCCCGGGCATCCGAACCAAATCATTCACCGATGCCACAAATCTGTTTGAATCCGTCAAGAAACACGCTTCTGCGGATATGATTATCATGACGGCCGCGGTCTCCGATTTCCGGCCGGCGCAAACCAGTACCCGGAAAGTAAAAAAGAACCGGGCGGAAATGCACATACCTCTGGAACGCAACCCGGACATTCTCGAGTGGATCGGAGAGCAGCGCAGCGATCGGCAGGTGATCATCGGTTTTGCCATGGAAACTGAAAATCTGCTGCAACAGGCAAGGGAAAAACGTATCCGTAAAAAAGCGGACTGGATCGTGGCCAATGATCTCTCTTCCGGCGAATCCGGGTTTGCCATCGACACCAACCGGGTCATACTCGTCGGGACCCATCAGGAAATTCCTTTTAAAGGCTCGAAACGCGAAGTGGCGCAACGGGTTTTACATCATATCCTTGAACCGGAAAGAGCCTCCTCTGCCTGA
- the surE gene encoding 5'/3'-nucleotidase SurE, with product MSNSHYDPNRLILVCNDDGIFSPGIRALAEVAKQFGEVSVIAPDRQQSAVGHAITVSDPLRVTPFKINSKMQGQAVNGTPADCVKLGHDKLMERKPDLVLSGINHGSNAGINIIYSGTVSAATEGTILGYPSIAVSCTEFSESADLSGACEAASRAIRFVLDKGLPAGITLNVNAPAGPLKGLRWAKQARSRYVEEFEGRIDPHNKPYFWITGRLEILDAGEDFDLNLLQKGYATITPIQYDLTAHTFFDQQGTEPE from the coding sequence ATGAGTAACAGCCATTATGACCCGAACCGGTTGATCCTGGTTTGCAATGACGATGGAATTTTTTCCCCGGGAATCCGGGCGCTGGCCGAAGTGGCCAAACAGTTCGGCGAGGTGTCGGTAATCGCCCCTGATCGACAGCAAAGCGCTGTGGGGCACGCCATTACTGTATCCGATCCCCTGCGTGTGACGCCGTTCAAAATCAACTCCAAAATGCAGGGCCAGGCGGTGAACGGAACTCCGGCCGACTGTGTAAAGCTGGGGCATGACAAACTCATGGAGCGGAAACCGGATCTGGTGCTGAGCGGTATCAACCATGGGTCCAATGCCGGTATCAACATCATTTATTCCGGAACGGTGAGTGCGGCCACCGAGGGCACGATTTTGGGATATCCCTCCATCGCCGTGAGCTGTACGGAGTTTTCCGAGTCGGCCGACCTGTCCGGAGCCTGCGAGGCGGCGTCCAGGGCCATCCGGTTTGTCCTGGACAAGGGCCTGCCTGCGGGAATCACGCTGAATGTGAATGCTCCGGCCGGTCCCCTCAAGGGGCTTCGCTGGGCAAAACAGGCCAGAAGCCGCTATGTGGAGGAGTTTGAAGGCCGTATTGATCCGCACAACAAGCCTTATTTCTGGATTACCGGGCGTCTGGAAATTCTGGATGCGGGCGAGGATTTCGACCTCAACCTGCTTCAGAAGGGATATGCCACCATCACCCCGATTCAGTACGATCTTACCGCCCACACCTTTTTTGACCAGCAGGGCACCGAACCGGAGTAA
- the panB gene encoding 3-methyl-2-oxobutanoate hydroxymethyltransferase: MSTQSGSALSPKITTRTVVEMKGREEKISMLTAYDFTMARIVDQAGIDIILVGDSASNVMAGHDTTIPITLEQMIYHTACVTRGVDHALVVADLPFMSYQVTDTGALESAGRMMKEAGAHAVKLEGGTALAPTIKKIVDAGIPVMGHLGLTPQSIYKFGTYKVRATESEEAEQLVTDARQLEKAGCFAIVLEKIPARLAAKVTSELSIPTIGIGAGAGCDGQVLVAHDMLGLNKDFSPRFLRRYADLHTTMTGAIQQYHSDVKSGAFPDETEQYE; the protein is encoded by the coding sequence ATGAGCACCCAGTCAGGATCGGCACTCAGTCCGAAAATTACCACCCGCACCGTTGTCGAAATGAAGGGGCGCGAAGAGAAAATCAGTATGCTCACGGCCTACGATTTCACCATGGCGCGCATTGTTGACCAGGCCGGCATCGACATTATTCTGGTTGGCGATTCGGCCAGCAATGTGATGGCGGGCCACGACACCACCATTCCGATAACCCTGGAACAGATGATTTACCACACCGCCTGTGTGACCAGGGGAGTGGATCACGCCCTGGTGGTGGCTGACCTGCCGTTCATGAGCTATCAGGTTACCGATACCGGAGCCCTGGAAAGCGCGGGACGGATGATGAAGGAGGCCGGGGCCCATGCGGTAAAACTCGAGGGAGGTACCGCTCTTGCACCGACGATAAAAAAAATCGTGGATGCCGGTATTCCGGTAATGGGTCACCTTGGCCTTACCCCTCAAAGCATCTACAAGTTCGGGACCTACAAGGTCAGGGCTACCGAAAGTGAAGAGGCCGAACAGCTGGTGACCGATGCGCGGCAGCTGGAAAAGGCCGGCTGTTTTGCCATCGTGCTTGAGAAAATTCCCGCCAGGCTTGCAGCTAAAGTCACTTCCGAACTCTCCATCCCCACCATAGGGATCGGTGCCGGTGCGGGTTGCGACGGACAGGTGCTCGTCGCCCATGATATGCTGGGGCTGAACAAGGATTTTAGTCCGAGGTTTCTGCGGCGTTACGCCGATCTTCACACAACCATGACCGGCGCCATCCAACAATACCATTCCGATGTGAAAAGCGGAGCATTTCCAGACGAGACTGAGCAGTATGAGTAA
- the fabZ gene encoding 3-hydroxyacyl-ACP dehydratase FabZ has protein sequence MRIEEIKKRLPHRYPFLLVDRVLEIGEKSIKAIKNVSANEEFFNGHFPEAPVMPGVLQVEALAQAGCLLTIEKSDDLPKDAIIVFSAIKNARFRRPVVPGDQLLLEVELIARKRNFLTMAGKATVDGDLACEIEATAAIVSKEKL, from the coding sequence ATGCGCATTGAAGAGATAAAAAAGAGGCTGCCCCACCGCTACCCGTTCCTGTTGGTTGACCGGGTACTTGAAATCGGGGAGAAAAGCATCAAAGCCATAAAAAACGTATCTGCAAATGAGGAGTTTTTTAACGGCCATTTTCCGGAGGCGCCGGTAATGCCGGGTGTGCTTCAGGTTGAGGCTCTTGCCCAGGCGGGCTGTCTGCTGACCATCGAAAAGAGTGATGATCTGCCGAAGGATGCGATCATTGTATTCTCGGCAATCAAGAACGCCCGCTTTCGCCGGCCTGTTGTTCCTGGGGATCAGCTTCTCCTGGAAGTAGAGCTGATTGCCAGAAAACGCAACTTTTTGACCATGGCCGGCAAGGCTACGGTGGATGGCGACCTGGCCTGTGAAATTGAGGCGACCGCAGCCATCGTATCAAAAGAGAAATTATGA
- a CDS encoding ubiquinone/menaquinone biosynthesis methyltransferase, with protein sequence MSEEVRRMFASISDRYDLINSVLSLGIHHRWRKKTVGVSGASEGMKVLDCATGTGDLAIEFKGAVGKSGSVTGTDFAAEMLQKAPVKSEKKGMSIRWEVADAMNLPYEDAEFDISSIAFGIRNVDEPVTALSEMARVVKPGGKVMVLEFGQPVGIIKYPYRWHSRYVIPFLGGLLSGNREAYRYLPETSAAFPAGDRFVDVMKRTSRFSKVESTPLMHGIAYIYGGTVHGMV encoded by the coding sequence ATGAGCGAAGAAGTGCGACGAATGTTCGCATCCATTTCGGATCGATATGATCTGATCAATTCCGTCCTGTCGCTGGGAATCCATCACCGCTGGAGAAAGAAGACGGTTGGAGTCAGCGGAGCGTCCGAAGGAATGAAGGTGCTGGATTGTGCTACCGGTACCGGTGACCTTGCTATCGAGTTCAAGGGAGCGGTGGGCAAAAGCGGTTCGGTTACGGGTACCGACTTTGCCGCCGAGATGCTCCAAAAAGCACCTGTAAAATCGGAGAAAAAGGGAATGAGCATTCGGTGGGAAGTGGCGGATGCCATGAATCTTCCCTATGAAGACGCAGAGTTCGACATTAGCAGTATTGCCTTTGGCATTCGAAATGTGGACGAACCCGTGACTGCATTATCGGAAATGGCGAGAGTGGTCAAACCGGGCGGGAAGGTGATGGTACTGGAATTCGGCCAGCCTGTCGGTATCATCAAGTACCCCTACCGCTGGCACAGCAGGTATGTGATCCCCTTTCTGGGAGGCCTTCTGAGCGGTAACAGGGAGGCGTATCGCTATCTGCCTGAAACCAGCGCAGCTTTTCCGGCCGGCGATCGGTTTGTCGATGTGATGAAACGTACCAGCCGGTTTTCCAAAGTGGAAAGTACCCCATTAATGCATGGGATTGCCTATATTTACGGCGGTACGGTTCACGGAATGGTATGA
- a CDS encoding ComF family protein: protein MNKLRPATRVLNDILDLLYPVTCLVCGDRMQNGAHLCHYCRDHAFVRSDRGGMESEAGFILPDWIVVQESLWEFDKGGYLQDVLHQLKYGGLAALGRALGRSLGNTLLANSLLIPVAGVKLLPVPLHPARQRKRGYNQAELIAEGAAGVTGSEVLNGNVMKRVKKTRTQTGLNAQKRRKNLDGAFRLEDPGRIRDERVLLIDDVITTGATVMALAQEIRQDAKAVGIATVARA from the coding sequence TTGAACAAACTCCGCCCCGCGACCCGTGTGTTAAATGACATACTGGACCTACTCTATCCGGTTACCTGTCTGGTGTGTGGAGACCGGATGCAGAATGGGGCTCATCTGTGCCACTATTGCAGGGACCATGCGTTTGTCCGGTCCGACCGGGGCGGAATGGAATCGGAAGCAGGATTTATTCTCCCGGACTGGATCGTCGTTCAGGAGTCGTTGTGGGAATTTGATAAGGGGGGATATCTGCAGGACGTACTGCATCAGCTCAAGTACGGCGGACTAGCAGCGCTGGGCCGGGCTCTTGGAAGGAGCCTCGGTAACACGCTGCTGGCCAACTCCCTGCTGATACCCGTTGCCGGGGTGAAGCTTCTTCCGGTGCCGCTTCATCCGGCCAGGCAGCGCAAGAGAGGGTACAACCAGGCGGAGCTGATTGCCGAAGGTGCCGCCGGGGTCACCGGTTCGGAGGTTCTCAACGGGAACGTGATGAAAAGGGTCAAAAAAACGCGAACACAAACCGGTTTGAACGCGCAAAAAAGGCGGAAAAATCTGGATGGAGCATTTCGCCTGGAAGACCCCGGACGTATTCGAGACGAGAGGGTGCTACTGATTGATGATGTGATTACAACCGGTGCTACCGTGATGGCACTGGCGCAGGAGATACGGCAGGATGCCAAAGCGGTTGGCATTGCGACGGTCGCACGTGCGTGA